Proteins co-encoded in one Candidatus Poribacteria bacterium genomic window:
- a CDS encoding DUF5615 family PIN-like protein, giving the protein MLLDENLPHQLRELFEDNIEVITVSYRGWKGKENGELLRIAANEFDVFVTMDQGIPNQQNLSEIKIGIMVLEAKSNRFEDLVPLISEVNTVLKIIKNGQIVHVKF; this is encoded by the coding sequence GTGTTGCTTGATGAAAACCTACCGCATCAGCTGCGAGAATTATTTGAAGACAATATAGAAGTGATCACAGTAAGTTATCGTGGTTGGAAGGGTAAAGAGAATGGTGAACTGTTGAGAATTGCGGCGAATGAGTTTGACGTTTTCGTCACAATGGATCAAGGCATTCCCAATCAGCAAAACTTGAGCGAAATTAAGATTGGGATTATGGTGTTAGAAGCGAAGAGTAACCGTTTCGAAGACCTTGTACCGTTGATTTCCGAAGTCAATACTGTGCTGAAAATAATCAAAAATGGGCAAATTGTGCATGTAAAATTTTGA
- a CDS encoding DUF433 domain-containing protein codes for MKQERRNPTASAVGGVKKEQIVSRNPKVMNGALVFTGTRVPVEILIQHLTAGDSLKKFLADFPTVSQEQAVAYLEMTLEVADARVA; via the coding sequence ATGAAACAAGAACGGAGGAATCCCACTGCTTCAGCTGTGGGTGGTGTCAAAAAAGAACAGATTGTTTCGCGCAACCCAAAAGTGATGAATGGAGCCTTAGTTTTCACGGGGACTCGTGTGCCAGTCGAGATTTTGATTCAACATCTAACGGCAGGCGATTCACTTAAGAAGTTTCTTGCTGATTTCCCAACGGTATCTCAAGAACAAGCCGTGGCTTACCTTGAGATGACATTAGAGGTTGCTGATGCGCGTGTTGCTTGA
- a CDS encoding transposase: MAIISDKIALDATDAQCRWFSQQCGYARFAFNHALEDYNNEPCHWQELNKRFNIAKRGIDWSKGMDQRAAVFGIKNLGDAISRWKSGQNRRPKKKRRRNSQSYSTDPNTVKVEWKRIKLPKIGWVRMYQKLRHKGEITKITLSRTAHRWFVSITVDTGKPNVPRDTRGLPAIGIDVGINSLATLDTGKQYPNPRPLKKYEKKLKREHRKLSKKMFLSNNWFKQKRKVERIHYKIACIRADAHHKATTEIVNMASVIGIETLKITNMLKNKNLAKALSDSALGGFLEKLKSKAETLGIPVIQAPQFYASSKTCSNCGHKKKELLLSERTYDCTECGSSIDRDVNAAINLKTLAVGQAESLNACGV; encoded by the coding sequence ATGGCAATTATATCAGATAAAATAGCGTTAGATGCTACAGACGCGCAATGCAGGTGGTTTTCACAACAATGTGGTTATGCCCGTTTTGCTTTCAATCACGCTTTAGAGGACTATAACAACGAACCCTGTCACTGGCAGGAACTCAATAAGCGTTTCAATATAGCAAAACGTGGTATTGATTGGTCAAAAGGCATGGATCAACGTGCTGCCGTGTTTGGCATAAAGAATCTTGGGGATGCTATCAGTCGTTGGAAAAGCGGTCAAAACAGGAGACCGAAGAAAAAGAGACGCAGAAACAGTCAGTCGTATAGCACCGACCCGAATACAGTAAAAGTAGAATGGAAACGTATCAAGTTGCCCAAAATTGGGTGGGTGCGTATGTATCAGAAGTTGCGACATAAGGGTGAGATTACAAAGATAACCCTATCAAGGACAGCACATCGTTGGTTCGTCTCTATAACGGTAGATACAGGTAAACCGAATGTTCCACGAGACACACGTGGACTCCCTGCTATCGGTATAGACGTAGGTATCAACTCACTGGCGACACTTGATACAGGTAAGCAATATCCGAACCCAAGACCGCTCAAAAAGTATGAGAAGAAACTTAAGCGTGAACACCGTAAGTTGAGTAAGAAAATGTTTCTATCCAATAACTGGTTCAAGCAAAAGCGTAAGGTCGAACGTATCCACTATAAGATTGCTTGTATCAGAGCGGACGCTCACCATAAAGCGACAACAGAGATAGTGAATATGGCGAGCGTGATTGGAATAGAGACGCTCAAGATTACAAATATGCTCAAGAACAAGAACCTTGCCAAAGCATTATCAGATAGCGCATTAGGCGGATTTCTTGAGAAACTTAAGTCTAAAGCAGAAACACTGGGGATACCCGTTATTCAAGCCCCACAATTCTATGCGTCCAGCAAAACATGTAGCAACTGCGGGCATAAGAAAAAAGAACTCTTATTATCAGAAAGAACCTATGATTGTACCGAATGTGGTTCTTCTATAGATAGAGACGTAAACGCTGCGATAAACCTAAAGACCCTCGCCGTCGGGCAGGCGGAGAGTCTAAACGCTTGTGGAGTTTAA
- a CDS encoding amino acid transporter: MKINPLTDYECTSPMTDDMVHWFLDLFDELSIKVWIDGGWGVDALLGECTREHQDLDIMISWDDSAILTEALSARGFVDVHTDDHKDRNFVMGHRLHGRIDFHVIDLTEGSGAVYGPGEIDWVISESELNAVGTIGGREVRCLSVDYQVRSHTGYTLTNTDFADLRALHERYGVKLLAEQMRSLSV; this comes from the coding sequence ATGAAGATAAATCCACTCACCGACTACGAATGTACGAGTCCTATGACTGATGACATGGTTCACTGGTTTCTCGATCTTTTCGATGAACTCAGTATCAAAGTTTGGATTGATGGCGGTTGGGGTGTTGATGCGCTATTGGGTGAATGTACGCGAGAACATCAAGATCTGGACATCATGATCTCATGGGATGATTCAGCAATACTCACCGAGGCACTCTCGGCGCGAGGCTTTGTTGATGTTCATACCGACGACCATAAGGATCGAAACTTCGTGATGGGACATCGATTGCATGGCAGGATCGACTTTCACGTTATTGATCTTACCGAAGGGAGTGGGGCAGTCTACGGTCCCGGTGAGATTGATTGGGTGATCTCTGAATCGGAATTGAACGCTGTAGGGACTATCGGTGGGAGGGAAGTCCGGTGTCTGTCGGTGGATTACCAAGTGCGTTCGCACACTGGATATACGCTAACAAACACAGACTTCGCCGACCTGCGCGCGTTGCACGAGAGATATGGGGTTAAGCTGCTCGCTGAACAGATGAGATCGTTGTCAGTGTAG
- a CDS encoding HD domain-containing protein, with translation MIETMRSEIEQIVEQACAADTNIFGYDIWTHHILPVVQNAKHLAPRFDADPEIMELAALLHDYASIKDEALYAGHHIYGPIEAEKLLKRFGYPEEKREAVKDAIATHRASVTVEHRRAEGECLANADAMSHIEQVPSLLYLAYVHHGMGVDEGKTWVKAKLQRSWQKLREDVQDILRDTYEAALKIL, from the coding sequence GTGATTGAAACTATGAGAAGCGAGATTGAACAGATTGTTGAACAGGCGTGTGCCGCGGATACGAATATTTTCGGTTACGATATTTGGACGCATCATATCCTACCAGTCGTTCAAAATGCAAAACACCTCGCCCCACGCTTTGATGCTGATCCCGAAATTATGGAACTTGCGGCATTACTCCATGATTACGCCAGCATAAAGGACGAGGCACTCTATGCCGGCCACCATATTTACGGTCCGATTGAAGCGGAAAAACTGCTCAAGCGTTTCGGATATCCAGAAGAAAAAAGAGAAGCCGTCAAGGACGCGATCGCAACACATCGAGCAAGTGTAACGGTTGAGCATCGGAGGGCAGAGGGAGAGTGTCTTGCCAATGCTGATGCCATGTCCCACATTGAACAAGTGCCTTCGCTCTTATATTTAGCCTACGTTCATCACGGAATGGGAGTTGATGAAGGAAAAACATGGGTTAAAGCAAAACTACAACGAAGTTGGCAGAAACTGCGAGAGGATGTCCAAGACATTCTTAGAGACACATACGAAGCCGCGCTGAAAATACTTTGA